The Benincasa hispida cultivar B227 chromosome 9, ASM972705v1, whole genome shotgun sequence genome has a segment encoding these proteins:
- the LOC120084786 gene encoding uncharacterized protein LOC120084786, translated as MPSYVKFLKDILTNKRRIGENETFALTYECGTLFQNNLPTKMKDPGTFTLPCTIGGKMVGNVLCDLGASINLIPMSIFKKLDIGEARPTMITLQLANRLIKLPEGKIEDFLVQVDKFIFPADFVLDYEADREIPIILGCPFLATGRALIDEQKGELTIRVDDQEVKFNVLNALKYPEDIENCQYIEKLYGE; from the coding sequence ATGCCGAGTTATgtgaaatttctcaaggatattctcaCCAACAAGAGAAGgattggggaaaatgaaacatTTGCACTAACATATGAGTGTGGCACTCTGTTTCAAAACAATCTCCCTACTAAAATGAAGGACCCGGGGACTTTTACATTGCCCTGCACCATAGGAGGGAAGATGGTAGGAAACGTGCTGTGTGATTTgggggcaagcataaatttgatacccatgtcaatttttaagaagttGGACATCGGTGAAGCAAGGCCAACCATGATCACATTACAGCTAGCCAATAGATTGATAAAGCTTCCTGAAGGCAAGATAGAAGATTTtctcgtgcaagtggacaagtttatcttcccagCAGACTTTGTattggattatgaggccgatagAGAAATCCCTATCATCCTGGGATGCCCATTTCTCGCCACAGGGCGAGCGTTAATCGATGAGCAGAAAGGAGAGTTGACCATCCGAGTCGATGAtcaagaagtaaaattcaacgtactcaatgcgttgaagtacccagAAGATATAGAGAACTGCCAATATATCGAGAAGCTGTATGGAGAATAG